A single genomic interval of Trinickia acidisoli harbors:
- a CDS encoding ABC transporter permease subunit, with protein MKTLANLFFAGSMPSLRHSTHGAQRRGLYLLAGIVLLLVIGASVADPYLSYVATSWLIFGLAGLSLDLVWGRGGFLSLCQSALYGIGGYVGSIVAINFSPLTGDTLIWSLPAGALAGALLAGALGAAIFYGRMGPLQGTILTYACTLLLWTASVSLNVQVGAATVGGDNGLSGIPNMVLGFGADAAALTPRAGFICVLAIAVAIGVAASSLMRSPFGRVIDCIRMNVDKAELLGYDVRRYQTVLFALSGGIAGIAGALYGAWSHYLSPSIFSAQEALMLPIYVLVGGLGTLIGPFMGAALVGGLSFWLGGGVIGGQTTLVMGVCLILLVLFLREGLLGALLKRKQDGRTPGQARVDTAVAHSPSGLTQASARVSAEGVDTPKIDLARLADLRAPLANHSPSMSADRLVKAFGGVVPVREVSLRFSPGRVRCLIGPNGAGKSSLLRCCTGVYALDSGRLELNGRDMSRAKPFERVRAGLGVKMQVAQVFDAISVRENLWIAAYAKSHDADEASRHADDMLRVIGQSAIGERLAGELSHGEQQWLDIGMVLCSSPDVILLDEPAAGMTGAERRELCALIRALASHSVVIVVEHDMDFVRELDAHVTVLHRGEVFAEGDIEALRNDDRILDIYLGRRKHVLDI; from the coding sequence ATGAAAACCCTGGCCAACCTTTTCTTTGCCGGCAGCATGCCCAGCCTGCGACACTCGACCCACGGGGCGCAACGACGCGGTTTGTATCTGCTCGCAGGCATCGTTCTACTGCTCGTGATCGGCGCTTCGGTTGCCGACCCCTACCTCAGCTATGTCGCCACGTCGTGGCTGATCTTCGGGCTCGCGGGCCTGAGCCTCGATCTCGTATGGGGGCGTGGCGGCTTCCTGAGTCTGTGTCAAAGCGCGCTGTACGGCATCGGCGGCTACGTCGGCAGCATCGTCGCGATCAACTTCTCGCCGTTGACCGGCGACACGTTGATCTGGTCGCTGCCGGCTGGTGCGCTGGCCGGTGCGCTACTGGCCGGTGCGCTCGGCGCGGCGATCTTCTACGGGCGTATGGGGCCGTTGCAAGGCACGATCCTCACGTACGCGTGCACGCTGCTACTGTGGACCGCATCCGTTTCGCTGAACGTCCAGGTCGGCGCCGCGACGGTAGGCGGCGACAACGGCCTGTCCGGCATCCCGAACATGGTCCTCGGCTTCGGTGCCGACGCGGCCGCGCTCACGCCGCGCGCCGGCTTCATCTGCGTGCTGGCCATTGCCGTGGCGATCGGCGTGGCCGCGAGCTCGCTGATGCGCTCTCCGTTTGGCCGCGTCATCGACTGCATTCGTATGAACGTCGACAAGGCCGAGTTGCTCGGCTACGACGTGCGCCGCTATCAGACCGTGCTGTTCGCGCTGTCCGGCGGGATCGCCGGCATTGCGGGCGCGTTGTACGGCGCTTGGTCCCACTACCTGAGTCCGTCGATCTTCAGCGCCCAGGAGGCGCTGATGCTGCCGATCTATGTGCTCGTCGGCGGTCTCGGCACGCTGATCGGCCCGTTCATGGGTGCGGCTCTCGTGGGCGGCCTGTCCTTCTGGCTCGGCGGCGGCGTGATCGGAGGGCAGACGACGCTCGTGATGGGGGTGTGCCTGATCCTGCTCGTGCTGTTCTTGCGCGAGGGCCTGCTGGGCGCGCTGCTCAAGCGCAAGCAGGATGGACGCACGCCCGGGCAAGCGCGCGTCGATACGGCGGTTGCGCATTCGCCATCCGGTCTTACCCAGGCGTCGGCTCGAGTGAGCGCGGAGGGCGTCGACACGCCGAAGATCGATCTTGCGCGCCTTGCCGACCTACGCGCGCCGCTTGCGAACCACTCGCCCTCGATGTCGGCGGATCGCCTCGTCAAAGCGTTCGGCGGCGTGGTTCCGGTGCGCGAGGTCAGCCTGAGGTTCTCGCCCGGCCGCGTCCGCTGCCTGATCGGCCCGAACGGCGCCGGCAAGAGCTCACTGCTGCGCTGTTGCACGGGCGTGTACGCACTCGATAGCGGCCGTCTCGAACTGAACGGCCGCGACATGTCGCGCGCAAAGCCGTTCGAGCGGGTGCGGGCGGGGCTTGGCGTCAAGATGCAAGTCGCCCAAGTATTCGATGCGATCAGCGTGCGCGAGAACTTGTGGATCGCGGCCTATGCGAAGTCGCATGACGCGGACGAAGCGTCGCGCCATGCAGACGACATGCTGCGCGTCATCGGCCAGAGCGCGATCGGCGAGCGGCTCGCGGGCGAGCTGTCGCACGGCGAGCAGCAGTGGCTCGACATCGGCATGGTGCTGTGCTCGTCACCCGACGTCATTCTGCTCGACGAGCCCGCCGCCGGCATGACCGGAGCGGAACGCCGCGAACTTTGCGCGCTGATTCGCGCGCTGGCCTCTCATAGCGTCGTCATCGTCGTCGAACACGACATGGACTTCGTGCGCGAACTCGATGCGCACGTCACCGTGCTGCATCGGGGCGAGGTGTTCGCGGAAGGCGATATCGAGGCGCTGCGCAACGACGACCGGATTCTCGACATTTACCTCGGGAGACGCAAACATGTTCTCGATATCTAA
- a CDS encoding ABC transporter permease subunit yields the protein MHLDYLLQTVLLSLSSASILLIATLGLAIVFGLMGVINLAHGEFIMIGGYAALSAVRAGVPFVLAIAIATLVAAAFGALIERLVISRLYGRLFDTMLATWGLSLALYQGAVLMFGTVTPGVAIATTSVQIGAYSISLYSLSMIGVAALLFAGLYLLFTRTGYGIAARAAIQDPNIARALGMQTVRLNNLTFALGSGLAGFAGAVLLPIIPATPGMGFAFVIKAFLAVVAAGPVTLAGTLVSGGVLGALASASATYWSSVAGDLLFFAATIALLVVFPRGLSAGWRIKL from the coding sequence ATGCATCTCGACTATCTGCTGCAGACGGTGCTTCTCTCGTTGTCTAGCGCATCGATTCTGCTGATCGCCACGTTGGGCCTTGCGATCGTGTTCGGACTCATGGGCGTGATCAATCTCGCTCACGGCGAGTTCATCATGATTGGCGGCTACGCGGCGCTTAGCGCCGTCCGTGCCGGCGTGCCGTTCGTGCTCGCGATCGCGATCGCGACGCTCGTCGCCGCTGCTTTCGGTGCGCTCATCGAACGTCTCGTCATCAGCCGGTTGTACGGGCGTTTGTTCGACACGATGCTGGCGACATGGGGACTCAGTCTCGCGCTCTATCAGGGCGCGGTACTGATGTTCGGCACGGTGACCCCAGGGGTGGCGATCGCGACCACGTCCGTGCAAATCGGCGCGTACTCGATCTCGCTGTACTCGCTCTCGATGATCGGCGTTGCCGCGCTGCTTTTCGCCGGCTTGTATTTGCTGTTTACGCGTACCGGTTACGGCATCGCCGCGCGCGCCGCGATTCAGGATCCGAACATCGCTCGTGCGCTCGGCATGCAGACCGTGCGTCTGAACAATCTAACGTTCGCGCTCGGGTCGGGCCTTGCGGGCTTCGCGGGTGCCGTACTGCTCCCCATCATTCCCGCCACGCCGGGGATGGGTTTTGCATTCGTCATCAAGGCGTTCCTCGCGGTCGTCGCCGCCGGTCCGGTGACGCTCGCGGGCACGCTCGTTTCCGGCGGCGTACTGGGAGCACTCGCGAGCGCGAGTGCGACGTATTGGTCGAGCGTGGCGGGTGATCTCCTGTTCTTCGCCGCGACGATCGCGTTGCTGGTCGTCTTCCCCCGTGGCTTGTCCGCCGGATGGCGCATCAAACTTTGA
- a CDS encoding urea ABC transporter substrate-binding protein, whose amino-acid sequence MNRFFSSSRLRCAVIARACAVLVLLFVGVMRPAMADDAIPVGAIFDLTGGLNIYGIQQSRALHLAVDDVNKHGGVLGHQIKIVEADAQSEQSKYTQYANTLIMRDRVVALFAGLTSAAREAIRPVVRAYRIPYFYTSLYEGGACDRFTFVTGPSASQQLSVLIKWAVAQYGKRIYVMAPDYNFGTISAQWIDRYAKANGATVAGVEFLPLTLSDFGPTLQKIQAARPNFVVALPVGANQTGFVEQFAAAGLKHSIALVSTNYGSGNQQVVVSPAASAGVVSALEYFDALDTPENAAFKALWHKTYGNTEPVLGVAVNTWNALHLWAQAVSKAGSTDPDKTIAALQSGIGFDGPNGEVTLEPGSHHVRENIYIVRADLKRGFQLVQSHTAVAPVYENETCDLIHHPATATQFTPARNP is encoded by the coding sequence ATGAACCGTTTCTTTTCATCGAGCAGACTGCGTTGCGCGGTCATTGCGCGCGCGTGCGCGGTGCTCGTCCTGCTTTTCGTCGGCGTCATGCGTCCGGCCATGGCCGACGACGCCATTCCGGTCGGCGCGATCTTCGACCTGACCGGCGGCCTCAACATCTACGGCATCCAGCAGAGCCGCGCGCTGCATCTGGCCGTCGACGACGTCAACAAGCATGGTGGCGTGCTCGGCCATCAGATCAAAATCGTCGAGGCCGATGCGCAGTCGGAGCAAAGCAAGTACACCCAGTACGCGAATACGCTGATCATGCGCGACCGGGTCGTTGCGCTGTTCGCGGGCTTGACGAGCGCGGCGCGCGAAGCGATTCGGCCCGTCGTGCGTGCTTACCGCATTCCGTACTTCTACACGTCGCTCTATGAAGGCGGGGCTTGCGATCGCTTCACTTTCGTCACCGGGCCCAGCGCATCGCAGCAACTCAGCGTGCTCATCAAATGGGCAGTGGCGCAGTATGGCAAGCGCATCTACGTGATGGCGCCCGACTACAACTTCGGCACGATCTCAGCGCAATGGATCGATCGCTACGCCAAGGCGAATGGCGCCACCGTGGCCGGCGTCGAGTTCCTGCCGCTGACGCTGAGCGATTTCGGGCCGACGCTGCAGAAGATCCAGGCCGCCCGGCCGAACTTCGTCGTGGCGCTGCCGGTTGGCGCGAATCAGACCGGGTTCGTCGAGCAGTTCGCGGCTGCCGGTCTCAAGCATTCGATCGCGCTCGTATCGACGAACTACGGTTCCGGCAATCAGCAGGTCGTGGTGTCGCCGGCGGCGAGCGCCGGCGTGGTCTCGGCACTCGAGTATTTCGACGCGCTCGACACGCCTGAAAATGCCGCGTTCAAGGCGCTCTGGCACAAGACGTACGGCAATACCGAGCCGGTGCTCGGCGTCGCGGTGAACACGTGGAATGCGCTGCACCTCTGGGCCCAAGCCGTATCGAAGGCCGGCAGCACGGACCCGGACAAGACGATTGCCGCGCTCCAATCGGGCATCGGCTTCGATGGCCCGAATGGCGAGGTGACGCTCGAGCCCGGTTCGCACCACGTGCGCGAAAACATCTATATCGTGCGCGCCGATCTCAAGCGCGGCTTCCAACTCGTGCAATCGCACACGGCAGTTGCGCCGGTGTACGAAAACGAGACCTGCGACCTCATTCACCATCCCGCCACGGCCACGCAATTCACGCCGGCGCGAAACCCGTAA
- a CDS encoding aminotransferase-like domain-containing protein has protein sequence MEDYRTVANSIAADILSGKLRPGDRLPPQREFAQSYGIAPSTAGRAYRELVRRGLIIGEVGRGSFVRMPIAAGKGHESVDLQNNFPVLASQSALMAPALNRILRRPESLAAALRPVDPAVSSAARSAAAQLLAQHDWHPDESQVLFAGNGKQAIAAALAALTARGDRIGVERLTYPQVKELAARMGLELVALEMDEQGVTPQAIRDAHATHAIKAVYLQPTLHNPTGATQSEARRRELGALLTKLGIVAVEDSIYAFLADSPPPIARFAPDHCIVVDSLSKRLAPGLTLGILAVPLALRDAVFAAIRAGAWTPSAFSVEAAVEWITQGTVDEICQAKRRDAHQRMQIARRLLRDLDLRWGDGAYHCWLMLPAQASADAFAVALARDGISVTPASAFNVAGLPPAAVRLALSQPPKEILEMALQTIARRARSPGSAWQTE, from the coding sequence ATGGAAGACTATCGAACCGTCGCGAATTCGATTGCGGCCGACATCCTGTCCGGAAAACTGCGACCTGGCGATCGCCTGCCGCCGCAGCGCGAATTCGCACAGTCGTACGGCATCGCGCCGTCCACCGCCGGAAGGGCGTATCGCGAGTTGGTGCGCCGCGGGCTGATCATCGGGGAGGTCGGGCGGGGCAGTTTCGTGCGAATGCCCATCGCTGCCGGGAAGGGACACGAGAGCGTCGACCTTCAAAACAACTTTCCCGTGCTGGCGTCGCAGAGCGCGTTGATGGCGCCCGCATTGAACCGGATCCTTCGGCGGCCGGAGTCGCTCGCGGCAGCGCTCCGACCGGTCGACCCGGCTGTGTCGAGTGCCGCGCGCAGCGCCGCCGCACAACTGCTCGCTCAGCACGACTGGCATCCAGACGAATCGCAGGTGCTGTTCGCCGGTAACGGCAAGCAGGCTATTGCGGCGGCCCTGGCCGCGCTGACGGCGCGCGGAGACCGTATCGGCGTGGAACGGCTGACGTATCCGCAGGTCAAGGAACTCGCCGCACGCATGGGCCTCGAGTTGGTTGCGCTGGAGATGGACGAGCAGGGCGTCACGCCGCAGGCTATTCGCGATGCGCATGCCACTCACGCCATCAAAGCCGTTTATCTTCAGCCGACGCTTCACAACCCGACGGGCGCGACCCAATCCGAGGCGCGCCGCCGCGAATTAGGCGCGTTGCTGACGAAGCTGGGCATCGTTGCCGTGGAAGACTCGATCTACGCCTTCCTTGCGGATTCACCGCCACCGATCGCGCGCTTCGCGCCGGACCACTGCATCGTCGTCGACAGTCTTTCCAAGCGCCTGGCGCCGGGCCTGACCTTGGGCATCCTCGCGGTGCCGCTCGCCTTGCGCGACGCGGTATTTGCGGCGATCCGCGCCGGTGCCTGGACGCCTTCGGCGTTCTCCGTCGAAGCGGCGGTCGAATGGATCACACAAGGAACGGTCGACGAGATCTGTCAGGCCAAGCGACGAGATGCTCATCAACGGATGCAGATTGCCAGACGATTACTACGAGACCTGGATCTGCGTTGGGGCGATGGCGCATATCATTGCTGGCTCATGCTGCCAGCACAGGCGTCGGCGGATGCGTTTGCCGTGGCTTTAGCGAGGGATGGTATCTCCGTGACGCCCGCATCGGCGTTCAACGTCGCGGGCCTTCCGCCGGCGGCCGTTCGCCTCGCGCTGAGCCAGCCGCCCAAAGAGATCCTGGAAATGGCGCTTCAGACGATCGCCCGGCGCGCACGCTCGCCGGGCAGTGCGTGGCAAACCGAATGA
- a CDS encoding alpha/beta fold hydrolase: MAIAKTENLTIHYDDAGDGDPLLFIHGHPFDRSMWREQVSLFSRRGYRVIAPDLRGYGSTPLPEGPAGFEVFAQDLAQLLDHLGIDRVVVCGLSMGGQIAMDFCRQFPSRVRALALMATFPQAETAQGKVARNAIADRLEREGVKDYAVELLPKMLAASTIEQQPAVAAGLLRLMGSSNASGCAAALRARAERLDFAETLAGLRVPSLVVVGDQDAFTTRADAERMHELLHDSKLIWMEDVGHMPNLESLASFDEAFRQFLQSVCQSEAAQ; encoded by the coding sequence ATGGCCATAGCGAAGACTGAAAATCTGACGATTCACTACGACGATGCAGGCGATGGAGACCCCCTTCTGTTCATCCACGGTCACCCCTTCGACCGGTCGATGTGGCGCGAACAGGTGAGCCTGTTCAGCCGCAGAGGGTATCGCGTCATCGCGCCCGACTTGCGCGGTTATGGATCGACTCCGCTGCCGGAAGGACCTGCCGGCTTCGAGGTGTTCGCACAAGACCTCGCGCAGTTGCTGGATCATCTCGGGATCGACCGCGTAGTCGTCTGTGGATTGTCGATGGGCGGGCAGATCGCGATGGACTTCTGTCGCCAGTTTCCCTCGCGCGTCCGTGCGCTGGCATTGATGGCAACCTTCCCGCAGGCCGAAACGGCACAAGGCAAGGTCGCCCGTAACGCCATAGCCGACCGGTTGGAACGAGAGGGGGTAAAGGACTACGCGGTGGAGTTGTTACCGAAGATGCTCGCGGCCAGCACGATCGAGCAGCAACCCGCCGTCGCGGCGGGATTACTGCGCTTGATGGGGTCGTCGAACGCAAGCGGATGCGCGGCCGCACTACGCGCGCGCGCAGAACGCCTCGACTTCGCCGAAACGTTGGCTGGCTTGCGCGTGCCTTCTCTGGTCGTGGTGGGAGATCAAGATGCCTTCACCACGCGCGCGGACGCCGAACGCATGCACGAATTGCTGCACGACTCGAAGTTGATCTGGATGGAAGACGTTGGCCATATGCCCAATTTGGAATCGCTCGCTTCGTTCGACGAGGCTTTCAGGCAGTTCCTGCAATCCGTTTGTCAAAGCGAGGCAGCCCAATGA
- a CDS encoding SDR family oxidoreductase: MSTPIETPSTVLVTGASAGFGRAIARRFASKGCKVVATGRRLERLQALADEFGENLVLPMLMDVQDLASIQRAIADLPPPFAAIDVLVNNAGLALGLATAPSASHEDWSQMIDTNCKGLVHVTRAVLPGMTERGRGHIVNLGSVAGTYPYPGGNVYGATKAFVHQFSLNLRSDLHGTGLRVTCIEPGMCGGTEFSLVRFSGNAQKAQSVYDGMVPLSAEDVASAIDWAVSLPPNVNVNTIELMPVAQSFSSFQVHRQS; the protein is encoded by the coding sequence ATGAGCACGCCGATCGAAACACCCTCCACCGTCCTCGTCACCGGTGCCAGTGCCGGCTTCGGACGTGCCATCGCGCGCCGGTTCGCCTCGAAAGGCTGCAAGGTCGTTGCCACAGGCCGGCGCCTGGAGCGCCTACAGGCCCTAGCCGACGAGTTCGGCGAGAACCTCGTGCTTCCGATGCTTATGGACGTACAGGATCTGGCGTCCATCCAACGCGCGATCGCCGACCTGCCGCCGCCGTTTGCCGCTATCGACGTCCTGGTGAACAACGCGGGCCTCGCGCTCGGCCTGGCCACCGCGCCGTCGGCCAGCCATGAGGATTGGAGCCAGATGATCGACACCAATTGCAAGGGTCTGGTGCACGTCACCCGCGCGGTGTTGCCCGGCATGACCGAGCGCGGCCGGGGGCACATCGTCAATCTTGGTTCCGTGGCCGGCACCTACCCCTATCCGGGCGGCAACGTTTATGGCGCGACCAAAGCCTTCGTCCATCAGTTCAGCCTCAACCTGCGCAGCGACCTTCACGGTACGGGCCTACGGGTGACGTGCATCGAACCCGGCATGTGCGGCGGCACCGAGTTTTCGCTCGTGCGATTCAGTGGCAACGCGCAAAAAGCGCAGTCTGTCTACGATGGAATGGTGCCGCTTTCTGCCGAGGACGTGGCGTCGGCCATTGATTGGGCCGTTTCATTGCCGCCGAACGTGAATGTCAACACGATCGAGCTGATGCCGGTGGCGCAGAGCTTTTCATCCTTCCAAGTCCACCGGCAGTCGTAG
- a CDS encoding type III effector — protein sequence MYGRGVGRAARALAQAAVTGSRNTGQQTNEQQANVASSRAKTGSPMLDALRGRRIHTVVTDETTDEDGTVAGSVHIPQPASEAGRSGESVFAEPSRDRRVHTVAIETKIDEDGKVRDPGHIQYQTSEAERRREPSLARAIGHSRRTDGGAPRPQRLKVSSTLPDGKPFRVNALKGAAINSGEDKLIDRSQASRVIDHGEMTDEQIARMKEIQERPIFADYETSGMEKSNCVHGHAEVARTVFNWNVQPHLHARPQDLAEQMTRFRTDEAERPEAELSDRPSAGAERVESDAKQSE from the coding sequence ATGTACGGCAGAGGGGTGGGGCGCGCCGCGCGGGCGTTGGCGCAGGCGGCAGTGACGGGAAGCAGGAACACGGGTCAGCAGACGAACGAGCAGCAAGCGAACGTAGCGTCTTCGCGCGCGAAGACGGGCTCACCTATGCTCGATGCGCTGCGCGGCAGGCGCATCCACACGGTCGTCACCGATGAGACGACCGACGAGGACGGCACTGTTGCGGGCTCGGTCCACATCCCGCAGCCAGCATCGGAGGCGGGACGCAGCGGGGAATCGGTTTTTGCCGAACCGTCACGCGACAGACGTGTTCATACGGTCGCGATCGAGACGAAGATCGACGAGGACGGCAAAGTCAGGGATCCGGGACATATCCAGTACCAGACATCGGAAGCGGAACGCCGGCGTGAGCCGAGTCTTGCCCGCGCGATCGGTCATTCGCGCCGTACCGATGGGGGGGCACCAAGGCCTCAACGCTTGAAGGTCAGCAGCACGCTTCCCGACGGTAAGCCGTTTCGCGTCAACGCGCTCAAGGGCGCGGCAATCAATTCCGGCGAGGATAAGTTGATCGATCGAAGCCAAGCCTCGCGCGTGATCGATCACGGTGAAATGACGGATGAGCAAATCGCGCGTATGAAGGAAATTCAAGAGCGGCCGATCTTTGCCGACTATGAAACGAGCGGCATGGAAAAGAGCAACTGCGTTCACGGTCATGCGGAAGTGGCGCGCACGGTGTTCAACTGGAATGTGCAACCCCATCTGCATGCGCGGCCGCAAGATCTCGCCGAGCAGATGACGCGTTTCAGAACCGACGAGGCGGAGCGACCGGAGGCTGAGTTGTCCGATAGACCCTCGGCGGGCGCCGAGCGTGTGGAATCGGATGCGAAGCAATCGGAGTAG
- a CDS encoding fatty acid desaturase family protein, translating to MRRHADAPSVLFLIGVLINTLLISVTGNFWLTAPLTLLQAILLIGCQEAKHMCVHGTFIGNRYVNDAIGVACAALFGANFIVYRYFHLAHHRATCNEADPEGRLYAHSWRTRWLWLVAPIEVAWVSWYIGRIGWSTVPRNKRALRTAALIWMAAFATLVAVGLHYAPRAVIFAYLIPFALFSWFDFLLTQAEHYGVAIVPASSRREQGAITLDIALPPVLGWLTLHRSLHRVHHGDPAVRWFEAPYRLKADPTSAPITYATFMRLWLAGGPRLWRTAQGTCANVTAPIES from the coding sequence TTGCGCCGGCATGCTGATGCACCGAGCGTGCTGTTCTTGATAGGAGTCCTAATCAATACCCTCTTGATTTCCGTTACGGGCAATTTTTGGCTCACTGCGCCGCTCACGCTATTGCAAGCGATCCTGTTGATCGGATGCCAGGAAGCGAAGCATATGTGCGTACATGGAACGTTCATCGGCAATCGCTATGTGAACGATGCAATCGGCGTTGCCTGCGCCGCGCTGTTCGGCGCGAACTTCATCGTTTACCGATACTTTCATCTCGCCCACCATCGCGCCACCTGCAATGAAGCCGATCCCGAAGGACGTCTGTACGCGCACAGTTGGCGTACGCGCTGGCTTTGGCTCGTCGCACCGATCGAGGTGGCTTGGGTGTCCTGGTACATCGGCCGCATCGGTTGGTCGACGGTTCCGCGAAACAAACGCGCACTACGAACCGCAGCACTCATTTGGATGGCGGCATTTGCAACGCTTGTCGCCGTCGGTTTGCACTACGCGCCGCGGGCGGTCATCTTCGCCTATCTGATCCCGTTCGCCCTCTTCTCGTGGTTCGATTTCCTCCTCACGCAAGCCGAGCATTACGGCGTGGCGATCGTGCCGGCATCGTCGCGGCGCGAGCAGGGTGCAATTACCCTCGACATCGCGCTGCCGCCGGTGCTCGGATGGTTGACGCTACATCGCTCGTTGCATCGCGTACACCACGGCGATCCCGCAGTGAGATGGTTCGAGGCGCCATATCGCCTAAAAGCCGATCCCACCTCAGCGCCGATCACATACGCCACGTTCATGCGCCTCTGGCTCGCCGGAGGACCCAGATTGTGGCGAACAGCGCAAGGCACATGTGCCAACGTAACCGCACCGATCGAATCGTGA